A window from Eubalaena glacialis isolate mEubGla1 chromosome 1, mEubGla1.1.hap2.+ XY, whole genome shotgun sequence encodes these proteins:
- the ARHGEF4 gene encoding LOW QUALITY PROTEIN: rho guanine nucleotide exchange factor 4 (The sequence of the model RefSeq protein was modified relative to this genomic sequence to represent the inferred CDS: deleted 2 bases in 1 codon), giving the protein MGWPEAIPDIALPDGALDTALRADEAGSEEDLYEDVHSSSHHYSHPGGGGEQLAINELISDGSVVCAEALWDHVTMDDQELGFNAGDVIEVMDATNREWWWGRVADGEGWFPASFVRLRVNQDEPVDDEGLGTGHGGAGDGGAEAQSSKDQMRTNVINEILSTERDYIKHLRDICEGYLRQCRKRVDMFSEEQLRTIFGNIEDIYRCQKAFVRALEQKFNRERPHLSELGACFLEHQADFQIYSEYCNNHPNACVELSRLAKLSKYVYFFEACRLLQKMIDISLDGFLLTPVQKICKYPLQLAELLKYTHPQHRDFKDVEAALHAMKNVAQLINERKRRLENIDKIAQWQSSIEDWEGEDLLVRSSELIHSGELTRVTQPQAKSQQRMFVLFDHQLIYCKKDLLRRDVLYYKGRLDMDGLEVVDLEDGKDRELHVSVRNAFRLRCGPSGESHLLCAKKPEQKQRWLKAFAREREQVRLDQETGFSITQLQRKQAMLNASKQQAVGKPKALSRPYYLTRQKHPALPTSLPQQQVLVLAEPAEAVHLLAQHQPAGALPQVSPRPADGTIWTCPGRASSFSSPRLTTSGLPLPVMQTGGGRCSVPPFPVSSPLLGRWRRWLERQAPST; this is encoded by the exons CTCATCAGCGATGGCAGTGTGGTCTGTGCTGAGGCACTCTGGGACCATGTCACCATGGATGACCAGGAACTGGGCTTCAACGCCGGGGACGTCATCGAAGTAATGGATGCCACCAACAGAGAGTGGTGGTGGGGCCGGGTCGCTGACGGCGAGGGCTGGTTTCCAGCAAGCTTTGTGCGG CTGCGGGTGAACCAGGACGAGCCCGTGGACGACGAGGGGCTGGGGACCGGGCACGGCGGGGCCGGGGACGGCGGGGCCGAGGCGCAGAGCAGCAAGGACCAGATGCGGACCAACGTCATCAACGAGATCCTCAGCACCGAGCGGGACTACATCAAGCACCTGCGCGACATCTGCGAG GGCTACCTCAGGCAGTGTCGCAAGCGCGTGGACATGTTCAGCGAGGAGCAGCTGCGAACCATCTTCGGGAACATCGAGGACATCTACCGGTGCCAGAAGGCCTTCGTGAGGGCGCTGGAGCAGAAGTTCAACCGGGAGCGGCCGCACCTGAGCGAGCTGGGCGCCTGCTTCCTGGAGCAC CAAGCGGATTTCCAGATCTACTCAGAGTACTGCAACAACCACCCCAACGCCTGCGTGGAGCTCTCGCGCCTCGCCAAGCTCAGCAAGTACGTGTACTTCTTCGAGGCCTGCCGGCTGCTGCAGAAGATGATCGACATCTCCCTGGACGGCTTCCTGCTGACACCTGTGCAGAAGATCTGCAAGTACCCTCTGCAGCTGGCTGAGCTGCTCAAGTACACGCACCCCCAGCACAG GGATTTCAAGGACGTGGAAGCTGCCTTACATGCCATGAAGAATGTGGCCCAGCTCATCAACGAACGGAAACGGAGACTTGAAAACATCGACAAGATCGCTCAGTGGCAGAGCTCCATAGAGGACTGGGAG GGAGAAGATCTCCTGGTCAGGAGCTCGGAACTCATCCACTCGGGGGAGCTGACTCGTGTCACACAGCCACAAGCCAAGAGCCAGCAGAGGATGTTTGTTCTCTTTGACCACCAGCTCATCTACTGTAAGAAG GACCTTCTCCGCCGGGACGTGCTCTACTACAAGGGCCGACTGGACATGGATGGCCTGGAGGTGGTGGACCTGGAGGATGGCAAGGACAGGGAGCTCCACGTGAGCGTCAGGAACGCCTTCCGGCTGCGCTGCGGCCCCTCGGGGGAGAgccacctgctgtgtgccaagaAGCCCGAGCAGAAGCAGCGCTGGCTCAAGGCCTTCGCCAGGGAGCGGGAGCAGGTGCGGCTGGACCAGGAGACAG GCTTCTCCATCACCCAGCTACAGAGGAAGCAGGCCATGCTGAACGCCAGCAAGCAGCAGGCTGTCGGGAAGCCCAAAG CCCTCAGCCGGCCCTACTACCTGACACGCCAGAAGCacccggccctgcccaccagcctgcCCCAGCAACAGGTCCTGGTGCTGGCAGAGCCC GCGGAAGCCGTCCACCTTCTGGCACAGCATCAGCCGGCTGGCGCCCTTCCGCAAGTGAGCCCACGCCCCGCCGATGGCACCATCTGGACCTGCCCCGGGCGGGCCTCCAGCTTTTCCTCCCCGAGGCTCACCACATCCGGCCTTCCTCTGCCTGTTATGCAAACTGGAGGTGGGAGGTGCTCAGTGCCCCCATTCCCGGTTTCCTCCCCACTACTGGGGCGCTGGAGACGCTGGCTGGAGAGGCAGGCCCCCAGCACGTGA